Proteins from one Rosa chinensis cultivar Old Blush chromosome 7, RchiOBHm-V2, whole genome shotgun sequence genomic window:
- the LOC112177898 gene encoding pentatricopeptide repeat-containing protein At3g14730 — MRLASVVPDKFTFPCAIRACCGVLEVLKAHPLVVKLGLELDVYVGSALVNTYFKSVLVEEAQKVFEELPSRDVVLWNAMVNGFAQIGCFDEALVVFRVMGEERVESSRFTVTGVLSIFAMMGDFDNGRAVHGFVLKMGYDSHFEVSNALIDMYGKCKLTEDALDIFEMMIDKDIYSWNSIIAMHEQCGYHDETLKLLYRMLGAGVLPDLVTITIVVPAWSHLAALMYGREIHGYMIKNEIGKDVNKEDVNDVLMTNAIMDMHTKCGSTRNAYMVFD, encoded by the coding sequence ATGCGGTTGGCAAGTGTTGTGCCAGATAAGTTTACGTTTCCATGTGCTATCAGAGCTTGTTGTGGGGTACTGGAGGTTTTGAAGGCTCATCCCTTAGTGGTTAAACTTGGGTTGGAATTAGATGTATATGTTGGTAGTGCTTTGGTGAATACATATTTTAAATCTGTGTTAGTGGAGGAGGCACAGAAAGTGTTTGAGGAGTTGCCTTCTAGAGATGTTGTGCTTTGGAATGCAATGGTTAATGGGTTTGCACAGATTGGATGTTTTGATGAGGCTTTGGTTGTCTTTAGGGTAATGGGTGAGGAAAGGGTTGAGTCTAGTAGGTTTACGGTAACTGGGGTATTGTCGATCttcgccatgatgggagatttTGACAATGGGAGAGCAGTGCATGGGTTTGTATTGAAAATGGGTTATGATTCACATTTTGAGGTTTCAAATGCATTGATCGACATGTATGGAAAATGCAAGCTTACAGAAGATGCATTAGATATTTTTGAGATGATGATTGATAAGGATATATATTCTTGGAACTCAATTATAGCAATGCATGAACAGTGTGGTTATCATGATGAAACTCTCAAGCTTTTGTATAGAATGTTAGGTGCTGGGGTTCTACCTGATCTGGTGACCATCACGATAGTTGTTCCAGCGTGGTCTCATCTAGCAGCTTTGATGTATGGTAGAGAGATTCATGGATATATGATTAAAAATGAGATTGGTAAGGATGTGAATAAGGAAGATGTTAACGATGTGCTAATGACCAATGCGATCATGGACATGCACACAAAATGTGGGAGCACGAGAAATGCTTATATGGTTTTTGATTAG
- the LOC121048801 gene encoding sirohydrochlorin ferrochelatase, chloroplastic-like — translation MSYSTSNVVDNSELVLTKIVLYYPRGLGQNYSTAVNLNFSNLQRGPSRTRVLSIGTGNGGLGQTNPHGVGNRDGGVIIDHGSRRKESNLMLNEFVDMFRERTGYAIVEPAHMELADPSIQDVFNSCVEQGANRVIVSPFFLLPGRHWKQDIPSLTAEAAKEHPGVSYMVTAPLGLHPLLVDVMNDRINHCLSHVAGDASECAVCVGTGKWQLH, via the exons ATGAGTTACTCTACTTCAAATGTAGTCGACAACTCCGAACTTGTACTGACGAAAATTGTGTTATACTACCCACGAGGATTGGGTCAGAACTATTCAACTGCTGTAAA CCTCAACTTCTCGAATTTGCAGAGAGGCCCCTCCAGAACTAGAGTTTTAAGCATCGGGACCGGGAATGGAGGATTGGGACAAACTAATCCCCATGGAGTTGGCAACAGAGACGGCGGCGTCATCATCGACCATGGCTCGCGCCGTAAGGAATCAAACCTCATGCTGA atgagtttgtggacatgtttAGGGAGAGAACTGGGTATGCTATAGTGGAGCCTGCTCACAT GGAGTTGGCAGACCCTTCAATTCAAGACGTGTTCAATTCGTGTGTTGAACAAGGTGCCAATCGTGTTATTGTGAGCCCCTTTTTCCTCTTACCAGGAAGACATTGGAAGCAG GACATACCATCTCTAACAGCTGAAGCTGCAAAGGAGCATCCTGGTGTGTCATATATGGTGACCGCGCCTCTAGGTCTCCACCCGCTACTTGTG GATGTTATGAATGACAGAATCAATCACTGCTTGAGCCATGTTGCTGGAGATGCAAGTGAGTGTGCTGTTTGTGTTGGAACAGGCAAATGGCAGCTCCATTGA
- the LOC112177899 gene encoding LOW QUALITY PROTEIN: UDP-N-acetylglucosamine transferase subunit ALG14 (The sequence of the model RefSeq protein was modified relative to this genomic sequence to represent the inferred CDS: inserted 1 base in 1 codon; substituted 1 base at 1 genomic stop codon), whose product MVKVLKIALIYHHPLFSIENFWLQTLPASVPSPFDFPIMACNVTITVVIISVMLILIRLLYVFYRSGKPLKTRGSAGFALPPLSTLIILLGSGGHTSEMLNLLSVLQKDRFXPRFYIAAATDNMSPQKARLLEETVDKMETSRSQFMQIFXSREVGQSYITSLLTTLIAMVHGLWLMLSIRPQVILCNGPGTCVPLCVIAFLFKVVGIRWSSVFYVESIARVQRLSLSGLLLYKLCIADQFFVQWPQLERKYPRAHHIGCLM is encoded by the exons ATGGTTAAAGTCTTAAAGATTGCCTTGATCTATCATCATCCCCTGTTTTCTATTGAAAATTTCTGGCTCCAAACTCTGCCTGCTTCAGTTCCCTCTCCTTTTGATTTCCCAATCATGGCCTGCAACGTCACAATTACTGTGGTAATCATAAGTGTGATGTTGATCTTGATTCGTCTGCTCTATGTATTTTACCGATCCGGCAAACCCCTCAAAACCAGAGGGTCTGCAGGCTTCGCACTGCCACCCCTTAGTACACTCATCATATTATTAGGCTCAGGGGGTCACACTTCAGAGATGCTCAACCTGTTATCCGTGCTGCAAAAGGACAGAT TCCCCCGGTTCTACATTgctgctgctactgacaatatGAGCCCCCAGAAAGCTCGCTTGCTAGAAGAGACTGTGGACAAAATGGAGACTTCACGCTCACAGTTCATGCAGATCTTTTGAAGTAGGGAAGTGGGTCAATCGTATATAACCTCTCTGTTGACTACTTTGATCGCTATGGTTCATGGACTTTGGCTAATGCTAAGCATCAGACCTCAAGTG ATTCTATGCAACGGGCCTGGGACTTGTGTTCCACTTTGTGTAATTGCATTCTTATTTAAG GTTGTGGGGATTAGATGGTCATCTGTGTTTTATGTGGAGAGTATAGCAAGAGTACAGAGGCTTTCCCTAAGTGGCTTGCTTCTTTACAAGTTATGCATAGCTGATCA ATTCTT TGTGCAATGGCCACAGCTAGAGAGGAAATATCCCCGAGCTCACCATATTGGCTGTCTCATGTAG